A genomic region of Rhodococcus pyridinivorans contains the following coding sequences:
- the yidD gene encoding membrane protein insertion efficiency factor YidD: MTEPERRSWWRSLRSAPARALIFCIELYRTYVSPTRMPTCRFTPTCSEYAVEALRTRGVVVGAVLASVRLLKCGPWHPGGWDPVPERKHRSSPVGT, translated from the coding sequence ATGACCGAGCCCGAGCGGAGGTCGTGGTGGCGGTCCCTGCGGTCCGCCCCGGCCCGGGCATTGATCTTCTGTATCGAGCTCTATCGCACCTATGTGTCGCCCACACGGATGCCGACCTGTCGATTCACCCCGACTTGTAGCGAGTACGCCGTGGAGGCGCTGCGCACGCGGGGTGTCGTCGTCGGTGCGGTCCTGGCATCGGTGAGACTGCTCAAGTGTGGCCCCTGGCACCCTGGTGGGTGGGATCCGGTACCCGAACGGAAACATCGGTCGTCCCCAGTGGGTACCTGA
- the yidC gene encoding membrane protein insertase YidC → MLDFIYYPVSWILWVWHKVFAAIPFLGPDSGWTWALSVVFLVFTLRAILYKPFVKQVRTTRQMQELQPQIKALQKKYAKDRQRQALEMQKLQKEHGFNPLMGCLPVLLQVPVFIGLFHVLRSFNRTGTGFGQLGLTPEENAQIGNYAFSPDDVQSFLSARLFGAPISSWITQPMASLEAFEPFGGIPTRWQIAAVAVPLMIVAGVATHFNARASVSRQSAQAAANPQAAIMNKLALYVFPLGVLVGGPFLPIAVIIYWVSNNIWTYGQQHLVFRRIDKEEEEKKAAALARRNENAPKPGARPDKSKKKGSAAASDAVDATVDETGEVSLQKDAAAGDGSPAASKSGASAPKPGSRPKNSKRKRR, encoded by the coding sequence GTGCTCGACTTCATCTACTATCCCGTGTCCTGGATCCTCTGGGTCTGGCACAAAGTCTTCGCCGCGATCCCGTTCCTAGGACCGGACAGCGGTTGGACCTGGGCGCTGTCGGTGGTGTTCCTCGTGTTCACCCTGCGCGCGATTCTCTACAAGCCTTTCGTCAAGCAGGTTCGCACGACCCGCCAGATGCAGGAGCTGCAGCCGCAGATCAAGGCACTTCAGAAGAAGTACGCCAAGGACCGGCAGCGCCAGGCACTCGAGATGCAGAAGCTCCAGAAGGAGCACGGCTTCAATCCGTTGATGGGCTGTCTGCCCGTTCTGCTGCAGGTCCCGGTCTTCATCGGCTTGTTCCACGTGCTGCGCTCGTTCAACCGCACGGGTACCGGCTTCGGCCAGCTCGGGCTGACTCCGGAGGAGAACGCGCAGATCGGCAACTATGCGTTCAGCCCGGATGACGTCCAGTCGTTCCTGAGCGCCCGCCTGTTCGGTGCTCCGATTTCGTCGTGGATCACGCAGCCGATGGCGTCGCTCGAGGCGTTCGAGCCTTTCGGCGGCATTCCGACGCGCTGGCAAATTGCCGCCGTCGCGGTGCCGCTCATGATCGTCGCCGGCGTCGCCACGCACTTCAACGCTCGTGCCTCGGTCTCCCGCCAGAGCGCGCAGGCCGCCGCGAACCCGCAGGCCGCGATCATGAACAAGCTGGCCCTGTACGTCTTCCCACTCGGTGTGCTCGTCGGTGGTCCGTTCCTGCCGATCGCCGTCATCATCTACTGGGTCAGCAACAACATCTGGACCTACGGACAGCAGCACCTCGTCTTCCGCCGTATCGACAAGGAGGAAGAGGAGAAGAAGGCTGCGGCTCTGGCCCGCCGGAACGAGAACGCACCGAAGCCGGGTGCTCGCCCCGACAAGTCCAAGAAGAAGGGCTCGGCCGCAGCGTCCGACGCCGTCGATGCCACGGTCGACGAGACCGGCGAGGTGTCGCTGCAGAAGGACGCCGCGGCCGGCGACGGCTCCCCTGCGGCTTCGAAGTCCGGTGCGTCCGCTCCCAAGCCGGGTAGCCGACCCAAGAACTCCAAGCGCAAGCGGCGCTGA
- a CDS encoding protein jag, with protein sequence MASDLDKVEEDLAVAPEERDTAADADLDDDYLIEEGEIAGDYLEQLLDVLDFDGDIDLDVEGDRAVVSIDGGKDLTKLVGRNGEVLDALQELTRLAVQQATGERSKLMLDIAGWRAGKRAELSSLGASAAKRVLETSKREELEPMTPFERKIVHDAVAKIDGVSSESEGAEPHRRVVIVKD encoded by the coding sequence ATGGCCAGTGACCTGGACAAGGTGGAAGAGGACCTCGCGGTGGCACCCGAGGAGCGCGACACTGCGGCGGACGCCGATCTCGATGACGACTACCTCATCGAAGAAGGCGAGATCGCCGGCGACTACCTGGAGCAGTTGCTCGACGTTCTCGATTTCGACGGTGACATCGACCTCGACGTCGAGGGCGACCGCGCGGTCGTGAGCATCGACGGCGGTAAGGATCTGACCAAGCTGGTGGGTCGCAACGGTGAGGTTCTCGACGCTCTGCAGGAGCTCACCCGTCTCGCCGTGCAGCAGGCGACCGGCGAGCGCAGCAAGCTCATGCTCGACATCGCCGGGTGGCGTGCAGGCAAGCGTGCCGAGCTCTCATCGCTCGGCGCGTCGGCCGCGAAGCGCGTGCTCGAGACCAGCAAGCGCGAAGAGCTCGAGCCGATGACGCCGTTCGAGCGCAAGATCGTGCACGACGCCGTCGCGAAGATCGACGGTGTGTCCAGCGAGAGCGAGGGTGCGGAACCGCACCGCCGTGTGGTGATCGTCAAGGATTGA
- the rsmG gene encoding 16S rRNA (guanine(527)-N(7))-methyltransferase RsmG produces the protein MFHVEQHEAELSAVAQRVFGDRTELAERYHHSLSTAGVERGLIGPREVPRLWERHILNCAVVGELIQEGETVVDVGSGAGLPGVPLALARPDLQVTLVEPLLRRTVYLAEFVESHGIENILVVRGRAEQPSVLQEAGGADVVTSRAVAPLAKLAKWSLPLVHEGGRMLALKGSSAREEIDRDHDELARLGAGNLEVLECGGNLLPTPTIVVKAERIPRPARRRKKR, from the coding sequence ATGTTTCACGTGGAACAGCACGAGGCGGAACTGTCGGCGGTCGCGCAGCGGGTCTTCGGGGATCGGACCGAACTTGCCGAGCGGTACCACCATTCGTTGTCGACGGCAGGTGTCGAGCGGGGGCTCATCGGGCCGCGTGAGGTGCCGCGCCTGTGGGAACGACACATTCTCAACTGCGCCGTGGTGGGCGAACTCATCCAGGAGGGTGAGACAGTCGTCGACGTGGGCAGCGGTGCCGGTCTGCCGGGTGTTCCTCTCGCACTTGCCCGTCCCGACCTCCAGGTCACGCTCGTCGAGCCGCTTCTGCGCCGCACCGTCTATCTGGCGGAGTTCGTCGAATCCCACGGAATCGAGAACATTCTCGTGGTCCGTGGCCGTGCTGAGCAGCCGAGCGTCCTCCAGGAGGCGGGCGGCGCAGACGTCGTGACTTCCCGTGCCGTCGCACCTCTCGCCAAGCTCGCCAAGTGGTCGCTCCCCCTCGTCCACGAGGGAGGCCGGATGCTGGCGTTGAAGGGTTCGTCCGCTCGAGAAGAGATCGACCGCGATCACGACGAACTCGCTCGCCTCGGTGCCGGCAATCTCGAGGTGCTCGAGTGCGGAGGCAATCTCCTTCCGACACCCACGATCGTCGTGAAGGCCGAGCGGATTCCGCGGCCGGCGCGGCGTCGCAAGAAGCGCTGA
- a CDS encoding ParA family protein, protein MTGGSESAVSRETGGAEDDFSPVPFDGFSTVDTPIGAAAHRATQVLHPSDANALPKPRERRVFTIANQKGGVGKTTTAVNIASALAVQGLSVLVVDLDPQGNASTALGVPHYSGVPSSYEILLGEINAAEAVQQSPHNERLFCIPATIDLAGAEIELVSMVARENRLRNALTKEALGDREFDYVIIDCPPSLGLLTVNALVAAKEVLIPIQCEYYALEGVGQLLRNIELVQSHLNPELHVSTVLLTMYDGRTKLADQVAAEVRAHFGSAVLRSVIPRSVKVSEAPGYGMTVLDYDPGSRGAMSYLDAGRELAARGVHENQGNG, encoded by the coding sequence ATGACGGGTGGATCTGAATCCGCTGTTTCACGTGAAACCGGAGGCGCCGAGGACGACTTCTCCCCCGTACCCTTCGACGGTTTCTCCACCGTCGACACCCCGATCGGCGCGGCTGCTCATCGCGCCACCCAGGTCCTGCATCCGAGCGATGCCAACGCACTGCCTAAGCCGCGCGAGCGTCGCGTCTTCACGATCGCCAATCAGAAGGGCGGGGTCGGTAAGACCACCACGGCGGTGAACATCGCCTCCGCGCTCGCCGTGCAAGGATTGTCGGTCCTCGTGGTCGACCTCGATCCGCAGGGCAACGCGAGCACCGCCCTGGGCGTGCCGCACTATTCCGGTGTGCCCTCGAGCTACGAGATCCTCCTCGGCGAGATCAATGCCGCCGAGGCCGTGCAGCAGAGCCCGCACAACGAACGCCTCTTCTGTATCCCCGCCACGATCGATCTCGCCGGTGCCGAGATCGAACTCGTCTCGATGGTCGCGCGCGAGAACCGCCTCCGGAACGCCCTCACCAAGGAGGCGCTAGGCGACCGCGAGTTCGACTACGTGATCATCGACTGCCCGCCGTCGCTCGGTCTGCTCACGGTCAACGCGCTCGTCGCGGCGAAGGAAGTTCTCATACCCATCCAATGCGAGTACTACGCACTCGAAGGTGTCGGGCAGCTCCTGCGCAACATCGAGCTCGTCCAGTCGCACCTCAACCCCGAACTGCACGTCTCCACCGTCCTCCTGACGATGTACGACGGTCGCACCAAGCTGGCCGATCAGGTCGCCGCAGAGGTGCGTGCGCACTTCGGCAGCGCGGTGCTGCGTTCGGTCATTCCCCGCAGCGTGAAGGTTTCCGAAGCTCCCGGTTACGGGATGACCGTTCTCGACTACGATCCTGGATCGCGCGGCGCGATGAGCTACCTCGACGCCGGGCGCGAGTTGGCGGCACGCGGGGTACACGAGAATCAGGGGAACGGATGA
- a CDS encoding ParB/RepB/Spo0J family partition protein, whose product MSATRKGGLGRGLAALIPTGPPVDAEQKPTAAPSSTAAAPTATAPTDTAAPAVPAPAKSAPAAGEPSKPASGGQSKSAASRRPGSSVLNLPSSGLGMAAADLIIGDGRTPASASPAEPVEDDAARASGAASESEPLPSPTGAVYLEIPIDRIEPNPKQPRQVFDEEALAELVHSVREFGLMQPVVVRRLEGDRFQLVMGERRWRAVQEAGLGTIPAIVRDTEDESLLRDALLENIHRVQLNPLEEAAAYQQLLEEFEVTHEELASRLGRSRPVITNMIRLLKLPVAVQRRVAAGVLSAGHARALLALEAGADAQEALAARIVAEGLSVRATEEAVVLANRNDTPDAPQQKRRKPIQMPGLQDVAERLSNSFDTRVTVSLGKRKGKIVVEFGSVDDLERIVKMMESQTDLS is encoded by the coding sequence ATGAGCGCGACACGTAAAGGCGGGCTCGGTCGAGGTCTGGCAGCGCTCATCCCCACCGGTCCCCCGGTGGATGCAGAGCAGAAGCCGACGGCCGCCCCGAGTTCCACTGCCGCCGCCCCCACGGCCACCGCTCCCACCGATACCGCTGCTCCGGCCGTTCCTGCGCCGGCCAAGTCCGCACCGGCCGCGGGTGAACCGTCGAAGCCTGCTTCGGGCGGACAGTCCAAGTCGGCTGCGTCGCGTCGCCCCGGCTCGTCGGTCCTGAACCTCCCGTCCTCGGGTCTGGGTATGGCAGCCGCCGATCTCATCATCGGCGACGGCAGAACGCCGGCGTCCGCGTCCCCGGCGGAGCCTGTCGAGGACGACGCGGCACGGGCGTCCGGAGCGGCATCCGAAAGCGAACCCCTCCCCTCCCCCACCGGAGCGGTGTACCTCGAGATCCCGATCGACCGGATCGAGCCCAACCCGAAGCAGCCGCGGCAGGTCTTCGACGAGGAAGCGCTCGCCGAGCTCGTCCACTCCGTCCGCGAGTTCGGGCTCATGCAGCCGGTCGTGGTCCGCCGCCTCGAAGGCGACCGATTCCAGCTCGTGATGGGTGAGCGTCGCTGGCGTGCCGTCCAGGAGGCAGGCCTCGGCACGATCCCCGCGATCGTCCGCGACACCGAGGACGAATCGCTGTTGCGCGACGCGCTGCTCGAGAACATCCACCGGGTGCAGCTCAACCCCCTCGAAGAGGCCGCGGCCTATCAGCAGTTGCTCGAGGAGTTCGAGGTCACCCACGAGGAACTCGCGAGTCGGCTCGGACGGTCGCGGCCGGTCATCACGAACATGATCCGGCTGCTCAAATTGCCGGTCGCGGTGCAACGACGCGTGGCGGCCGGAGTGCTGTCGGCCGGGCACGCGCGTGCCTTGTTGGCGCTCGAGGCCGGTGCCGACGCTCAGGAGGCACTCGCCGCACGCATCGTCGCCGAGGGCCTGTCCGTGCGGGCGACGGAAGAAGCCGTCGTGCTCGCCAACCGCAACGACACCCCCGACGCTCCGCAGCAGAAGCGTCGGAAGCCCATCCAGATGCCGGGGCTGCAGGACGTCGCGGAGCGTCTGTCGAACTCCTTCGACACGCGCGTGACCGTGAGCCTCGGCAAGCGCAAGGGCAAGATCGTGGTGGAGTTCGGTTCGGTCGACGACCTCGAACGCATCGTGAAGATGATGGAGTCTCAGACCGACCTTTCTTGA
- a CDS encoding N-acetylmuramoyl-L-alanine amidase encodes MRPLRHGDHGPAVAEIRSTLAGLGFLHNEPEESGDWMGSDVPFDRELDGAVRAFQQQRGLLVDGTVGPATYRSLKEASYKLGARTLMYQLSAPLYGDDVAALQTRLQDLGFYVDRVDGYFGPKTHEGLCSFQREIGLASDGICGAETLRSLELLGTRVSGGSPHAISEEEIVRRSGPQLSGKRIVIDPGLGGNTHGIIVPSPHGPISEADILWDLARRLEGRMAATGMETFLSRPYHVNPTDVERAGTSNAFGADLMISLRCDASHSPAANGIASFHYGNSHGSESMIGQVLSGYIQREIVARTSLQDCRSHGRTWDLLRLTNMPTVQIDLGYLTNEQDAALLADPRSRDIIAEAILIAVKRLYLLGQDDQPTGTYTFAELLAEELSISDSR; translated from the coding sequence ATGCGCCCTCTTCGTCACGGCGACCACGGTCCGGCGGTCGCCGAGATCCGGAGCACCTTGGCCGGCCTGGGCTTCCTGCACAACGAGCCCGAGGAGTCGGGCGACTGGATGGGATCGGACGTCCCCTTCGATCGTGAACTCGACGGAGCCGTGCGCGCGTTCCAGCAGCAGCGCGGTCTGCTCGTCGACGGGACCGTAGGCCCCGCGACCTACCGTTCCTTGAAGGAAGCGTCGTACAAGCTCGGTGCGCGCACCCTGATGTATCAGCTCTCCGCTCCGCTTTACGGCGACGATGTCGCGGCCCTGCAGACCCGTCTGCAGGATCTCGGCTTCTACGTCGACCGCGTGGACGGCTACTTCGGGCCGAAGACCCACGAAGGTCTGTGCTCCTTTCAGCGCGAGATCGGACTCGCCTCCGACGGCATCTGCGGTGCCGAGACACTGCGCTCGCTCGAACTGCTCGGCACGCGCGTGTCGGGCGGGTCACCCCACGCGATCTCCGAGGAGGAGATCGTGCGCCGCTCCGGTCCGCAGCTCAGCGGCAAGCGCATCGTCATCGACCCGGGTCTCGGCGGTAACACCCACGGCATCATCGTGCCGAGCCCTCACGGCCCGATCTCCGAGGCCGACATCCTGTGGGATCTCGCGCGTCGGCTCGAGGGCCGGATGGCGGCGACGGGCATGGAGACCTTCCTGTCGCGGCCGTACCACGTGAATCCGACCGACGTCGAACGCGCGGGCACGTCCAACGCGTTCGGTGCCGACCTCATGATCTCGCTGCGGTGCGACGCGAGCCACAGCCCCGCCGCGAACGGCATCGCGAGCTTCCACTACGGCAACTCGCACGGGTCCGAGTCGATGATCGGACAGGTGCTCTCCGGTTACATCCAGCGCGAGATCGTCGCCCGCACGAGCCTGCAGGACTGCCGCAGCCACGGCCGCACCTGGGATCTGCTGCGCCTGACGAACATGCCGACGGTGCAGATCGATCTCGGTTACCTCACCAACGAGCAGGACGCCGCGCTGCTCGCCGATCCGCGCAGCCGCGACATCATCGCCGAGGCGATCCTCATCGCGGTGAAGCGGCTGTACCTGCTCGGCCAGGACGACCAGCCGACCGGCACGTACACCTTCGCCGAGTTGCTTGCCGAAGAGTTGTCCATCTCCGACAGTCGCTAG
- the trxA gene encoding thioredoxin: MADKNTVTITDSSFVEDVLQSEKPVLVDFWATWCGPCKMVAPVLEEIAAEHGDKLTVAKLDIDANPSAARDYQVMSIPTMILFSGGKPTKTIVGAKGKAALLRDLADVL; encoded by the coding sequence GTGGCCGACAAGAACACCGTCACCATCACCGACTCGTCGTTCGTCGAGGACGTACTGCAGTCCGAGAAGCCCGTCCTCGTCGACTTCTGGGCCACTTGGTGCGGTCCGTGCAAGATGGTCGCTCCGGTTCTCGAGGAGATCGCGGCCGAACACGGCGACAAGCTGACCGTCGCCAAGCTCGACATCGACGCCAATCCGTCGGCCGCACGCGACTACCAGGTCATGTCGATTCCCACGATGATCCTCTTCTCCGGTGGCAAGCCGACGAAGACGATCGTGGGGGCCAAGGGCAAGGCGGCGTTGCTTCGGGATCTCGCGGACGTCCTGTAG
- the trxB gene encoding thioredoxin-disulfide reductase has protein sequence MTTSPTIHDLIIVGSGPAGYTAAIYAARAELTPLVFEGTQFGGELMTTTEVENFPGFKDGIMGPELMDQMREQALRFGADLRTEDVDEMDLTGPVKTVVANGETYRSHAVILAMGAEPRYLGVPGESQLLGRGVSACATCDGFFFRDQDIAVVGGGDSAMEEATFLTRFARSVTLIHRREEFRASKIMLERARANEKIRFVTNAKVAEVQGENSVTNLVLEDTVTGERSDLPVTGLFVAVGHDPRSSLVKGQVDLDDEGYVKVSAPSTATSVPGVFAAGDLVDHTYRQAITAAGTGCSASIDAERWLVANREVEAPTLAEA, from the coding sequence ATGACGACCTCGCCCACGATTCACGACCTCATCATCGTCGGTTCGGGACCGGCCGGATACACCGCCGCCATCTACGCGGCCCGCGCCGAACTCACCCCGCTCGTCTTCGAGGGAACGCAGTTCGGTGGCGAGCTCATGACCACCACCGAGGTCGAGAACTTCCCGGGCTTCAAGGACGGGATCATGGGCCCGGAGCTCATGGACCAGATGCGTGAGCAGGCACTGCGTTTCGGCGCCGATCTGCGCACCGAGGACGTCGACGAGATGGACCTCACGGGCCCGGTCAAGACGGTCGTCGCCAATGGCGAGACCTACCGCAGCCACGCCGTCATCCTCGCGATGGGCGCCGAGCCGCGTTACCTCGGTGTGCCCGGGGAGTCGCAGCTGCTCGGCCGCGGCGTTTCCGCCTGCGCGACCTGCGACGGCTTCTTCTTCCGCGACCAGGACATCGCCGTCGTCGGCGGTGGCGACTCCGCGATGGAGGAGGCGACCTTCCTGACGCGCTTCGCGCGCAGCGTCACCCTCATTCACCGCCGCGAGGAGTTCCGCGCCTCGAAGATCATGCTCGAGCGCGCCCGCGCCAACGAGAAGATCCGCTTCGTCACCAACGCGAAGGTCGCCGAGGTGCAGGGCGAGAACAGCGTCACCAACCTCGTCCTCGAGGACACCGTCACCGGCGAGCGCAGCGACCTGCCGGTCACCGGCTTGTTCGTCGCCGTCGGCCACGACCCGCGCAGCTCGCTCGTCAAGGGTCAGGTCGACCTCGACGACGAGGGCTACGTGAAGGTCTCGGCGCCGTCCACCGCGACCTCCGTGCCGGGTGTCTTCGCCGCGGGCGACCTCGTCGACCACACCTACCGCCAGGCGATCACCGCCGCCGGCACCGGATGCTCGGCGTCCATCGACGCGGAGCGGTGGCTCGTCGCGAACCGCGAGGTCGAGGCGCCGACACTCGCCGAGGCCTGA
- a CDS encoding NADH:flavin oxidoreductase, with protein sequence MSSPRPTVFEPARLGPLTLRNRIVKAATFEGVMPRGAVSDELVEFHAEVARGGTALTTVAYCSVSHDGRVHRDTLVLDADSVPGLTRLTDAVHAAGGLASAQIGHAGLVANQISNKMKTLAPSTRISAPAMGLVRGATLEQLDRVVEDYARAARFAVEAGFDAVEVHLGHNYLLSSFMSPNLNKRSDKYGGSIEGRTAFPRRVLEAVRTAVGEGVAVIAKFNMTDGVPQGLWLDESLPMAKLIESDGTIHAMQLTGGSSLLNGMYFFRGDVPMKEFQASQPKVVGWGLKVYGPKIFPKLPFEEAFFLPMARQFREELKIPLILLGGINRLDTIETALDEGFEFVAMGRALLRDPYLVRKFEEKTAHEGLCIHCNKCMPTIYTGTRCVIRETLRDVPGAA encoded by the coding sequence ATGTCTTCGCCGCGACCCACCGTGTTCGAACCGGCCCGACTCGGGCCGCTCACCCTCCGCAACCGCATCGTCAAGGCGGCAACCTTCGAAGGGGTCATGCCTCGAGGAGCCGTCAGCGACGAACTCGTCGAATTCCACGCCGAGGTCGCCCGCGGCGGCACCGCCCTCACGACCGTCGCCTACTGCTCGGTCTCCCACGACGGCCGCGTCCACCGCGACACCCTCGTGCTCGACGCCGACTCCGTCCCCGGCCTGACCCGGCTCACCGACGCCGTGCACGCCGCCGGGGGTCTGGCCTCCGCGCAGATCGGCCACGCCGGACTCGTCGCCAACCAGATCTCCAACAAGATGAAGACGCTCGCGCCGTCCACGCGCATCAGCGCCCCCGCCATGGGGCTCGTCCGCGGCGCGACACTCGAGCAGCTCGATCGGGTGGTCGAGGACTACGCACGCGCCGCGCGCTTCGCCGTCGAGGCCGGATTCGACGCCGTCGAGGTCCACCTCGGGCACAACTACCTGCTCAGCTCCTTCATGAGCCCGAATCTCAACAAGCGCTCCGACAAGTACGGCGGCAGCATCGAGGGCCGTACCGCCTTCCCGCGTCGCGTGCTCGAGGCCGTCCGCACGGCGGTGGGGGAGGGGGTGGCCGTCATCGCGAAGTTCAACATGACCGACGGCGTGCCCCAGGGTCTGTGGCTCGACGAGTCCCTGCCCATGGCCAAGCTCATCGAGTCCGACGGCACCATCCATGCCATGCAGCTCACCGGCGGGAGCTCGCTGTTGAACGGGATGTACTTCTTCCGCGGCGACGTCCCCATGAAGGAGTTCCAGGCGTCGCAGCCGAAGGTCGTCGGCTGGGGACTGAAGGTCTACGGGCCGAAGATCTTCCCGAAGCTCCCGTTCGAGGAGGCATTCTTCCTGCCCATGGCCCGGCAGTTCCGCGAGGAACTGAAGATCCCGCTGATCCTGCTCGGCGGCATCAACCGGCTCGACACTATCGAGACGGCGCTCGACGAAGGCTTCGAGTTCGTCGCCATGGGCCGCGCGCTGCTGCGTGATCCGTATCTCGTCCGCAAGTTCGAGGAGAAGACGGCACACGAAGGTCTGTGTATCCACTGCAACAAGTGCATGCCGACCATCTATACGGGCACGCGTTGCGTGATCCGCGAGACGCTGCGGGACGTGCCCGGCGCGGCCTGA
- a CDS encoding TetR family transcriptional regulator, whose protein sequence is MPSTAPGRPRDPRIDNDVLTATREMLRSHGWDGLSLRAVAARAGVGRAALTRRWPTKAHLVLDALLGSAPDLTPYDGIDRKGWIEWVVTGSIELFSRPEVRAALPGLLAALRDHDDLRNTLWRTFSGPSTALFADGDGSDVEIDAKAVLVMAAGSALFAGLIAAEDDTPALRARILELLSTVA, encoded by the coding sequence ATGCCCAGCACCGCTCCGGGGCGCCCCCGCGACCCCCGAATAGACAACGACGTCCTCACCGCCACCCGCGAGATGCTCCGCTCCCACGGCTGGGACGGGCTGAGCCTGCGGGCGGTCGCCGCCCGCGCCGGCGTCGGCCGCGCCGCACTCACGCGTCGGTGGCCGACCAAGGCCCACCTGGTGCTCGACGCACTGCTCGGTTCCGCACCCGATCTGACGCCCTACGACGGCATCGATCGCAAGGGCTGGATCGAATGGGTGGTCACCGGGAGCATCGAATTGTTCTCCCGGCCGGAGGTCCGCGCTGCGCTCCCGGGGCTTCTCGCGGCACTGCGGGACCACGACGACCTCCGCAACACGCTCTGGCGCACGTTCAGCGGCCCCAGCACCGCCCTGTTCGCCGACGGCGACGGCTCGGACGTCGAGATCGACGCCAAGGCCGTGCTCGTGATGGCAGCGGGGTCGGCGTTGTTCGCCGGCCTCATCGCCGCGGAGGACGACACACCCGCGCTGCGCGCGCGGATCCTGGAACTGTTGTCGACCGTGGCGTAG
- the sigM gene encoding RNA polymerase sigma factor SigM — protein MSDAELLAAHIAGDRHAFSALLARHHDHLWQVARRTSYSNEDAADALQEALLSAHRRASGFREDAAVRSWLHSIVVNACLDRIRRNRVRVTVPLFEDDSHDLRTPRDPIHDTEIALDIESALFALPPDQRAAVVAVDVEGFSVREAAQRLGVPEGTVKSRCARARSRLAVLLDDLRSEGNRS, from the coding sequence GTGTCGGATGCCGAGCTGCTCGCAGCACACATCGCAGGCGATCGGCATGCCTTCTCCGCCTTGCTGGCACGACATCACGACCATCTGTGGCAGGTCGCGCGGCGGACGAGTTACTCGAACGAGGACGCGGCCGACGCGCTGCAGGAGGCACTGCTCTCGGCGCACCGGAGGGCTTCGGGTTTCCGGGAGGACGCCGCGGTCCGCAGCTGGTTGCATTCGATCGTCGTCAACGCGTGCCTCGATCGCATCCGCCGCAATCGTGTCCGCGTGACCGTCCCACTGTTCGAGGACGATTCGCACGACCTGCGTACCCCGCGCGATCCCATCCACGACACCGAGATCGCACTCGACATCGAATCCGCCCTGTTCGCACTGCCACCCGACCAGCGGGCAGCCGTCGTCGCGGTGGATGTGGAAGGTTTCTCCGTCCGGGAGGCGGCGCAACGTCTCGGTGTTCCGGAGGGAACGGTCAAGAGCCGCTGTGCCCGCGCGCGGAGCCGGCTCGCAGTTCTTCTCGACGACCTTCGCTCCGAGGGGAACCGATCGTGA